A section of the Sedimentisphaera cyanobacteriorum genome encodes:
- a CDS encoding Fic family protein → MPLKETNRIELKRDLTDNLEKEVIGFLNCREGGNVYIGIADDGSAVGLADPDSMQLAVKDRLQNNIKPSCLGLFDVLHEQYEGKDVIRVNIAGGLEKPYHLKSRGMSEKGCFIRIKTAAEPMTLRMIEEYYSKRTRNSLGKIKASRQDLTFEQLKIYYNERGLGLNDKFAQNLELLTEEGKFNYAAYLLADSNGNSVKVAKYSGRNRVDLIESNEYGFCSLVKATKSVLEKLNIENRISTKITPRERENKPLWNPIALREAVINAIVHNDYSHDVPPKFEIFSDRLEITSAGGLILGIDEDEFFEGYSIPRNKELMRIYKDLDMVEYLGSGMPRIMQYYPRECFKFTNHFLRMTIYNIANVIKDRRTTEVATEVKKMLGVIKGQMFRWEIQEKMNLKNAEHFRKEYIIQAINQNLIEMTIPDKPSSRLQKYRLTEKGKKYIETKGETSNGA, encoded by the coding sequence ATGCCTCTCAAAGAAACCAACAGAATAGAATTAAAACGAGACCTTACAGATAACCTTGAGAAAGAGGTTATAGGCTTTTTGAACTGTCGGGAGGGGGGTAATGTGTATATTGGTATTGCAGATGACGGTAGCGCAGTTGGCTTGGCCGATCCCGATTCAATGCAGCTGGCTGTAAAGGACAGGCTCCAAAACAATATAAAGCCTTCCTGTTTAGGACTGTTTGATGTCCTGCATGAACAATATGAAGGCAAAGATGTTATAAGGGTTAATATAGCTGGCGGATTGGAAAAACCTTACCACCTAAAAAGCAGGGGAATGAGCGAGAAGGGATGTTTTATTCGTATTAAAACTGCCGCAGAGCCGATGACATTGCGAATGATTGAGGAGTATTATTCAAAACGCACCCGAAATTCTCTCGGGAAAATTAAGGCAAGCAGGCAGGATCTAACTTTCGAGCAGCTGAAAATATATTACAATGAGCGGGGGCTCGGCCTCAATGATAAATTTGCTCAAAATTTGGAACTGCTTACCGAAGAGGGCAAATTTAACTATGCCGCATACCTGCTTGCAGATAGTAACGGCAATTCTGTAAAGGTAGCGAAATATTCAGGCAGAAACAGAGTGGATTTGATAGAGAGCAATGAATACGGCTTCTGCTCTCTAGTGAAGGCAACTAAAAGCGTGCTTGAAAAGCTGAATATTGAAAATCGGATTTCGACAAAAATAACTCCTCGTGAACGGGAGAATAAACCGCTCTGGAATCCAATTGCTTTGCGTGAGGCGGTTATCAATGCAATAGTGCATAATGATTACAGCCATGACGTGCCTCCGAAATTTGAGATTTTCTCGGACAGATTGGAGATCACTTCCGCAGGAGGGCTGATACTCGGTATTGATGAGGATGAGTTTTTTGAAGGATATTCAATCCCGAGAAACAAAGAACTTATGCGAATCTATAAAGACCTTGATATGGTTGAATACCTTGGTTCGGGGATGCCGCGAATTATGCAGTATTACCCGCGGGAATGTTTTAAATTTACGAATCATTTCCTTAGAATGACTATTTATAATATAGCAAATGTAATCAAAGATCGTCGCACCACGGAAGTCGCCACGGAAGTCAAAAAGATGCTGGGGGTGATAAAAGGTCAAATGTTCCGCTGGGAGATACAGGAAAAAATGAACTTGAAAAATGCTGAGCATTTTCGTAAAGAATATATAATACAAGCCATAAACCAAAATCTTATCGAAATGACGATTCCAGATAAGCCCAGCAGCCGGCTTCAAAAGTACAGACTAACGGAAAAGGGAAAGAAATATATCGAAACCAAAGGAGAGACGAGTAATGGAGCCTAA
- a CDS encoding family 43 glycosylhydrolase — protein MKILTLAAVLLTSAVFATVLRNADFENSLVWQGGKWSVSEGSIFQTSPNGLARALWPVNLPENYQITAELKKLEGSDGPMIIFRAEGFDKFYALNPAPNKSNGIFQFIDGKKIHNLTKNFNRVFSKQQWYRVKVVCRDNEFQSYLNGSKFSSVTIESPIISNNSVGIGSFDSSIEMRNFTVKDLEGNVLFYPSLEKEMSNITGWNLGGEGNAEVLREGANDSNCLFINSDSKLRLSQTGLRLDKANGYRLKMDYKAVDMVRLPKQIYLFVYYSWEGREGPKYAYSLDGMHWKKLNPEQPLFDPDVGEEKRFMDPSIIKGPEGRFHMVWTIGWDQHSIGIAHSDNLYEWSLQKALPVMAHKKGIQNCWSPEIFYDKKSGQYYIYWASSIKGGFPKTANTTPDGRNHRIFYTTTKDFITYSPAKLMFDNNTNVITPKIEQTRSGKYVMFVKNESRWPEEKNIRMMVSDDIENWDSPLSEPIHDTSFWAEGPSILKMGGCWYVFYEKYMASEFGAAKSCDLEKWQDISDEIFCPDSIRQGSFVRVSKKTFKNLAGKFHFGLSSPDNVAVSVKDGQIELFNAVLDNFKPEWNTFDDTFYSVYSTQDAVLSINIEGESQIWLDNISLEKLEQKQ, from the coding sequence ATGAAAATATTAACCCTGGCAGCAGTTCTTTTAACGTCCGCAGTTTTTGCGACGGTTTTAAGAAACGCAGACTTCGAAAATTCTCTTGTCTGGCAGGGGGGTAAGTGGTCTGTTTCGGAAGGGTCAATCTTTCAAACCTCGCCAAACGGCCTTGCCAGGGCTCTCTGGCCTGTTAATCTCCCGGAAAACTATCAGATTACAGCTGAATTAAAAAAACTTGAAGGTTCCGACGGCCCTATGATTATATTCAGGGCAGAAGGATTTGATAAATTTTATGCCCTGAACCCGGCTCCTAATAAATCTAACGGGATTTTTCAGTTTATAGACGGCAAGAAAATCCACAACTTAACCAAAAACTTTAACAGGGTATTTTCAAAACAGCAGTGGTACAGGGTGAAAGTTGTGTGCCGGGATAATGAATTTCAGTCTTATTTAAACGGCAGTAAATTCAGCTCTGTTACTATTGAAAGTCCTATAATTTCTAATAACTCTGTGGGTATTGGGAGCTTTGATTCGTCCATAGAGATGAGAAATTTCACAGTTAAAGACCTTGAAGGCAATGTGCTTTTCTATCCTTCCCTTGAGAAAGAAATGAGCAATATTACCGGCTGGAACCTTGGAGGAGAAGGAAACGCTGAAGTTTTAAGGGAGGGAGCAAACGATTCAAATTGTCTTTTCATTAACAGCGACTCGAAGCTTCGTCTCTCTCAGACAGGTTTAAGGCTTGATAAAGCTAACGGCTATCGTCTCAAAATGGACTACAAAGCGGTTGATATGGTTCGTCTTCCAAAACAAATATATCTTTTTGTATATTATAGTTGGGAGGGTCGGGAAGGCCCTAAATATGCCTACAGTCTCGACGGGATGCACTGGAAAAAGCTAAATCCCGAACAGCCTCTTTTCGATCCGGATGTAGGCGAGGAAAAACGATTTATGGACCCCAGCATCATAAAAGGCCCTGAAGGGCGTTTCCATATGGTATGGACTATAGGCTGGGATCAGCACAGCATCGGGATTGCCCATTCAGACAACCTCTATGAGTGGTCTTTGCAGAAGGCGCTTCCTGTTATGGCTCATAAGAAAGGCATCCAAAACTGCTGGAGTCCGGAAATATTTTACGATAAAAAAAGCGGGCAATATTACATATATTGGGCGTCGAGCATAAAAGGCGGCTTCCCCAAAACCGCCAACACCACTCCGGACGGGAGAAACCATAGAATTTTCTACACAACCACAAAGGATTTTATTACATACTCACCAGCAAAGCTTATGTTTGATAACAATACAAACGTTATTACGCCCAAGATCGAGCAGACCCGAAGCGGAAAATACGTGATGTTTGTTAAAAATGAATCGCGCTGGCCTGAAGAGAAAAATATAAGAATGATGGTTTCTGATGATATTGAAAACTGGGATTCACCTCTAAGCGAGCCGATCCACGATACCAGTTTTTGGGCGGAGGGGCCTTCTATTTTGAAAATGGGCGGCTGCTGGTATGTGTTTTACGAGAAATATATGGCCTCTGAGTTTGGTGCAGCTAAAAGCTGCGATCTTGAAAAGTGGCAGGATATTTCAGATGAAATCTTTTGCCCTGATAGCATTCGGCAGGGTTCATTTGTGCGGGTTTCCAAAAAAACCTTCAAAAATCTCGCCGGCAAATTTCATTTCGGCCTTTCTTCTCCTGATAATGTTGCTGTAAGCGTAAAAGATGGGCAGATCGAGCTTTTTAATGCCGTGTTAGACAATTTCAAGCCTGAATGGAATACCTTCGATGATACCTTTTATTCGGTTTACAGTACACAAGATGCGGTTTTGAGCATCAATATTGAGGGGGAATCGCAGATCTGGTTAGATAATATAAGCTTGGAGAAGCTGGAGCAGAAACAATGA
- a CDS encoding shikimate kinase, which translates to MKQAQNIILIGMPGAGKSTIGVLLAKYLSKWFIDTDVLIQSLERKTLREIIASEGLERFIEIEKQHLKKIQAYNAVIATGGSAVYDDEAMSCLRESGITVFLDVAVEEIERRIKCTAERGVVISSGQSIRQLYEERVPLYRKFADVEVQCGSRTQEENAQCIAEMFKRN; encoded by the coding sequence ATGAAACAAGCACAGAATATCATTCTTATCGGTATGCCGGGGGCGGGAAAAAGCACAATCGGAGTCCTCTTGGCCAAGTACCTCTCCAAGTGGTTTATAGATACAGATGTGCTGATTCAGTCTCTCGAGAGGAAAACACTGCGAGAGATAATTGCTTCTGAGGGGCTTGAAAGATTTATTGAAATCGAAAAGCAGCACCTCAAGAAAATCCAGGCCTATAATGCGGTAATCGCTACCGGCGGAAGCGCCGTTTACGATGATGAGGCGATGAGCTGCCTCAGGGAGAGCGGGATTACGGTGTTTCTCGATGTTGCCGTGGAGGAGATAGAACGAAGGATCAAATGCACCGCTGAAAGGGGGGTTGTGATCTCTTCAGGGCAGTCTATCCGCCAGCTATACGAAGAGCGCGTTCCGCTGTATCGCAAATTTGCAGATGTTGAAGTGCAGTGCGGCAGCCGCACCCAAGAAGAAAATGCCCAGTGTATTGCCGAGATGTTTAAGCGGAATTAG
- a CDS encoding TIGR03960 family B12-binding radical SAM protein: MEKNSKTNRCGIQQDLLPFVEKPGRYIGGEVNSCRKDFDACDVRFGICFPDTYEIGMSNTGVSLIYELLNRLEWAGCERFFTPWTDAIEIMREKGIELFSLESKTPAKEFDMLGFSITTELCHTNILAMLDLAGLELRSKNRGENDPIILGGGQIANCCEPMADFFDIFILGDCEDALPAQLELLRESKSQGISKEDFLLEAGRRFSWAYVPRLYEPSEKGGITPAKSGLPAKLENAAVKDFENACIPEKPIVPFVEAVHERVSVEIMRGCPNACRFCQANFTKRPVRLRSVERVFNAAVKSYEATGFDSVSLLSLSTADYPWLEKLSERLNEYFAPRKVGISLPSLRVEKQLELIPALGAAVRKSGLTIAVEAASERLRRLINKPITNEKLFAGLKEAYKAGYQRVKLYFMAGFPGETEQDLREIADLAGEVSRLAKQITGKTASVNAAVSWLVPKPHTPFQWQGQKSGEYFENAKQIILSRKKELGLGRKVSFKFHDISQSILETVLARGTRELGGVIEDVYRAGGMFDLWHEHFRFDIWQEKFAQSGIDYQRIAQSDYQLEDVLPWEHLGGPDRELLLRHWEKALDIISSEGQPQSGERSEECLERKV, translated from the coding sequence ATGGAAAAGAACAGCAAAACAAACCGGTGCGGGATACAGCAGGATCTTCTGCCTTTCGTTGAAAAGCCCGGAAGATATATCGGCGGCGAGGTTAATTCTTGCAGAAAAGATTTCGATGCCTGCGATGTCCGCTTTGGTATATGCTTTCCCGATACATACGAAATCGGCATGAGCAATACTGGCGTTTCGCTAATCTACGAGCTTTTAAACCGGCTTGAATGGGCGGGCTGCGAGCGATTCTTCACCCCTTGGACGGATGCGATTGAAATAATGCGGGAAAAGGGGATTGAGCTTTTCTCGCTGGAATCCAAAACTCCCGCAAAAGAATTCGATATGCTCGGCTTTTCAATAACTACAGAGCTGTGCCACACTAATATTCTCGCTATGCTTGATCTTGCAGGCCTCGAGCTTCGAAGCAAAAACAGAGGCGAGAACGACCCGATAATCCTCGGGGGCGGGCAGATTGCCAACTGCTGCGAACCTATGGCGGATTTCTTTGATATTTTTATACTCGGAGACTGCGAAGACGCCCTTCCCGCCCAGCTTGAGCTTTTGAGGGAAAGCAAATCTCAGGGCATAAGCAAAGAGGATTTTCTCCTTGAAGCGGGCAGGCGTTTCAGCTGGGCGTATGTGCCGAGGCTCTATGAGCCTTCTGAAAAAGGCGGGATAACTCCTGCAAAGAGCGGTTTGCCGGCTAAGCTTGAGAATGCCGCAGTAAAGGATTTCGAGAACGCCTGCATACCCGAGAAGCCGATTGTCCCGTTTGTGGAGGCGGTGCATGAGAGAGTGAGTGTGGAGATTATGCGGGGCTGCCCGAATGCGTGCAGGTTTTGCCAGGCGAATTTCACAAAGCGCCCCGTAAGGCTAAGAAGCGTGGAGCGGGTTTTCAATGCCGCCGTAAAAAGCTATGAGGCAACAGGCTTTGACAGCGTATCCCTGCTAAGCCTTTCAACAGCAGACTACCCTTGGCTGGAAAAGCTGTCAGAAAGGCTCAATGAATATTTCGCTCCTCGAAAAGTGGGAATTTCTCTGCCGAGTCTGCGAGTGGAAAAGCAGCTTGAGCTGATTCCCGCTCTCGGAGCAGCAGTGCGCAAGAGCGGGCTTACTATCGCAGTTGAGGCAGCCAGCGAGAGGCTGCGAAGGCTTATAAACAAGCCGATTACAAATGAAAAGCTCTTTGCAGGTCTGAAAGAGGCATACAAAGCAGGCTATCAGCGCGTGAAGCTGTACTTTATGGCAGGCTTCCCTGGCGAAACAGAGCAGGACCTCCGGGAGATTGCAGACCTTGCAGGCGAGGTGAGCAGGCTGGCAAAACAGATTACAGGCAAAACAGCTTCCGTTAATGCTGCGGTAAGCTGGCTTGTCCCCAAGCCTCATACGCCTTTCCAATGGCAGGGGCAGAAAAGCGGAGAATATTTCGAAAACGCAAAGCAGATTATCCTCAGCAGGAAAAAAGAGCTCGGCCTCGGACGAAAAGTATCATTCAAATTCCACGATATAAGCCAGAGCATCCTCGAAACTGTCCTCGCAAGGGGTACAAGAGAGCTCGGCGGGGTTATAGAAGATGTTTACCGTGCAGGCGGGATGTTCGATCTATGGCATGAACATTTCCGCTTTGATATATGGCAGGAAAAGTTCGCACAGAGCGGCATTGATTATCAAAGGATTGCCCAGAGCGATTATCAGCTTGAAGATGTTCTGCCCTGGGAGCATCTGGGAGGCCCAGACAGAGAGCTGCTCCTGCGGCATTGGGAAAAGGCCTTGGATATTATCAGCAGCGAAGGGCAGCCACAAAGCGGGGAGCGTTCTGAAGAATGCTTAGAAAGGAAGGTTTAA
- a CDS encoding dockerin type I domain-containing protein has product MRNCTIAVILLCSFASGIILHPDYEPPASWSGRPPSSVLGRWNSNASCVAVSSGCIITTRHQGGGYGSTVEIDGQDYKAVRIIEHPDSEADIRLVRLRYANFDEYAGINSSINERGSDVVLGGYGKYRDDDPNNQIDYGYEWTGDNSQIRWGTNELGWLDWKQENGQIDLLKLDFDGPGETDYECSIAEYDSGGGVFYNNGKQWLLFGVFYSVDTEYGSRAYYLNPATKLPEAQEIYAHRTRDFYSWAVQTLSDLSNCGSNPADIDEDCLINQADIKELSKNWLKNPPTGNAAESDVNSDGAVNMLDFAEIFQHWQEDYY; this is encoded by the coding sequence ATGAGAAATTGTACTATTGCAGTTATTCTGCTGTGCTCTTTTGCTTCAGGTATAATACTTCATCCCGATTATGAACCGCCTGCAAGCTGGAGCGGCAGACCCCCCTCTTCAGTTCTGGGCAGATGGAATTCAAACGCCTCTTGCGTTGCTGTTTCGTCCGGGTGCATCATTACCACGCGGCATCAGGGAGGCGGATACGGAAGCACTGTTGAAATCGATGGGCAGGATTATAAAGCCGTTCGAATAATTGAACACCCTGATTCAGAGGCTGATATAAGGCTTGTAAGGCTGAGGTATGCAAATTTTGACGAGTATGCCGGCATAAATTCCTCAATAAACGAACGTGGCTCAGATGTAGTGCTTGGCGGATACGGCAAATACAGAGATGACGATCCGAACAACCAGATTGACTACGGATATGAATGGACTGGAGACAATTCCCAAATCCGCTGGGGAACAAACGAGCTTGGCTGGCTGGACTGGAAGCAGGAAAACGGCCAGATAGATCTTCTGAAGCTGGATTTTGACGGCCCGGGAGAAACAGATTACGAGTGCAGTATAGCAGAATACGATTCCGGGGGCGGGGTATTCTACAATAACGGTAAGCAATGGCTGCTCTTTGGAGTTTTTTATTCGGTTGACACAGAATACGGCAGCAGGGCATATTACCTCAACCCCGCCACAAAACTGCCCGAAGCTCAGGAAATTTATGCCCACAGAACGCGAGACTTTTACTCTTGGGCAGTGCAGACGCTATCAGATTTATCAAACTGCGGTTCTAATCCGGCAGATATCGACGAAGACTGCCTGATAAATCAGGCGGATATAAAGGAGCTCTCGAAAAACTGGCTGAAAAACCCGCCAACTGGAAACGCTGCTGAATCGGATGTAAACTCCGACGGTGCTGTTAATATGCTTGATTTTGCAGAGATTTTTCAGCACTGGCAGGAAGACTACTACTAA
- a CDS encoding ParB/RepB/Spo0J family partition protein: protein MIKYSHILQCRKIIWERNYGKNNKIYKDQKNVCCQEKDGSKEKNLKTPRQGLQSLMTPAQQQAAQQEAEGKGQLRDLKVGEITPNPYQPRTEWDEQELTKLVDSIKANGIVQPIVVKKVNRGYQLIAGERRWRAAKLAGNKTIPSIIKEASDEQMLEMALIENIHRSDLNPIERATAYKEYTDNFGLSQTQVAERLGENRSVVANHIRLLELPEEVKEMLVNNALSMGQARALLALPDENLQKKLAYRAMTGRLTVREVERLVKKQIESLENPEQSAENKEDAKSAHIADLESRIRESLGTKVKIKTNKTGKKGSITIDFYSLEEFDRLTNIFGVNLKDQ, encoded by the coding sequence TTGATTAAATATTCTCACATATTACAATGCAGAAAAATTATATGGGAGCGTAATTATGGCAAAAACAACAAAATCTACAAAGACCAAAAAAACGTCTGCTGCCAAGAAAAAGACGGCAGCAAAGAAAAAAACCTCAAAACACCTCGGCAGGGGCTTCAGTCTCTTATGACGCCCGCTCAGCAGCAGGCCGCTCAGCAGGAAGCAGAGGGGAAAGGGCAGCTCAGAGACCTGAAAGTGGGCGAGATTACTCCAAACCCATATCAGCCGAGAACTGAATGGGATGAGCAGGAGCTCACTAAACTCGTTGATTCCATCAAGGCCAACGGTATTGTTCAGCCCATTGTTGTAAAGAAGGTGAACAGGGGATATCAGCTGATTGCAGGCGAAAGACGATGGCGTGCGGCTAAACTCGCCGGCAACAAAACAATACCTTCTATAATAAAAGAGGCCAGCGATGAGCAGATGCTCGAAATGGCTCTTATTGAAAATATCCACCGCTCAGACCTCAACCCTATCGAAAGGGCAACTGCATACAAAGAATATACCGATAACTTCGGCCTTTCTCAAACGCAGGTTGCCGAAAGACTCGGTGAGAACAGGTCGGTTGTGGCAAATCATATAAGACTGCTCGAACTGCCCGAGGAGGTCAAAGAGATGCTCGTTAATAATGCCTTGTCTATGGGGCAGGCAAGGGCGCTTCTTGCTCTGCCCGATGAAAACTTGCAGAAAAAACTCGCATACAGAGCGATGACAGGGCGGCTTACAGTGAGAGAAGTGGAACGATTAGTAAAAAAACAAATTGAATCACTCGAAAATCCTGAACAATCTGCTGAAAATAAAGAGGATGCTAAATCTGCCCATATAGCGGATCTGGAATCAAGAATAAGAGAATCATTAGGGACAAAGGTTAAAATAAAAACCAACAAGACCGGCAAGAAGGGCAGTATAACGATAGATTTCTATT
- the trxB gene encoding thioredoxin-disulfide reductase gives MQQTKIYDCIIIGAGPAGLAAAIYTARDRYSTLVIEKFFPGGQINNTDKIENYPGFKEIGGQELVTRLYEQAMSFEPEMKMGRAVKNIVRTEDGLLDVQCKKESFLARTVILTPGSNYRKLGVPGEEEFRNAGAGVSYCGTCDAPFFKDKKVLSVGGGNTAVEEALHLAKFCSEVTVIHRRDQFRAQKILAEQLEQAASNPDSNVNIKYSTVLKSIEGGEKVEKAVLDNVKTGEKEDFYCDGVFIFVGMVPNTQFLKGIVDLDDDGFIKSDPLTLKTSMPGVFVAGDCRTGAAMQLVTAISDGVVAALNIKHHIMDPDWWQG, from the coding sequence ATGCAGCAAACTAAGATCTACGATTGTATAATAATTGGAGCAGGCCCGGCAGGGCTCGCAGCAGCTATTTATACCGCAAGAGACAGATATTCAACTCTCGTTATTGAGAAATTCTTTCCGGGCGGACAGATTAACAATACCGATAAAATCGAAAACTATCCGGGCTTCAAGGAAATTGGCGGTCAGGAGCTTGTAACACGCCTTTATGAGCAGGCAATGAGCTTCGAGCCTGAAATGAAGATGGGCAGGGCGGTTAAGAATATCGTTCGTACAGAAGACGGCCTTCTCGATGTGCAGTGCAAGAAGGAATCCTTCCTTGCAAGAACCGTAATCCTCACCCCGGGCAGCAATTACAGAAAACTCGGCGTTCCGGGGGAAGAGGAGTTCAGGAATGCAGGAGCGGGCGTGAGCTACTGCGGCACATGTGATGCCCCTTTCTTCAAGGATAAGAAAGTCCTCTCTGTCGGCGGCGGGAATACTGCTGTGGAGGAGGCGCTACATCTGGCCAAGTTCTGCAGCGAGGTTACAGTTATTCACAGAAGGGATCAATTCAGAGCGCAGAAGATACTTGCTGAACAGCTCGAGCAGGCCGCCTCAAATCCCGATTCGAATGTAAATATTAAATACAGCACAGTTCTTAAGTCTATCGAAGGTGGAGAGAAGGTAGAAAAAGCGGTGCTTGATAATGTAAAAACCGGCGAGAAAGAAGATTTCTACTGCGACGGGGTGTTTATATTCGTTGGAATGGTGCCGAATACGCAATTTTTGAAGGGAATCGTGGATCTTGATGATGACGGGTTTATAAAAAGCGACCCGCTAACGCTAAAAACCAGTATGCCAGGGGTGTTTGTAGCTGGAGACTGCCGGACAGGGGCTGCGATGCAGCTGGTTACCGCAATATCCGACGGTGTAGTAGCAGCGCTCAATATAAAGCACCATATTATGGATCCAGACTGGTGGCAGGGTTAG
- a CDS encoding THUMP domain-containing class I SAM-dependent RNA methyltransferase, whose amino-acid sequence MNLRNKHRIMITFARELAPWGKLELNRLGYKVLEERKSGIEIEGNIEDAMLLNLKLRCAYCVLMLLSEFECDDERKFYKEIRKIWWERIIPPDEYLSVNSRADDKVVNNTMFVNQLAKDAIVDRIKTKTGRRPDSGPEKDGVVVNIYWYNGKCYVYLNTTGRKLSDRGYRKIPYKAPVQESLAAAVLYAAGYDGTQELILPMCGSGTLAIEAALIAQDRAPGLLRSNYAFMHFNKFDNEIWQMMRKEQRINAEKSSKPVIKASDIDPDAVKAAEKNAKTAGADELIDFNICDFAKTVPESEGAIILMNPEYGMRMGEKRKLESVYKRIGGYLKQCCPGSVGCIFTGNLELAKKIGLRTSRRIVFYNADVECRLLKYELFSGSMQERIKAKLNAGQEEK is encoded by the coding sequence ATGAATTTAAGAAATAAACACAGAATAATGATTACCTTTGCCAGAGAGCTTGCACCTTGGGGTAAGCTTGAGCTGAATCGCCTCGGCTATAAAGTGCTTGAAGAGCGGAAAAGCGGCATCGAAATTGAAGGCAATATAGAAGACGCCATGCTCTTAAATCTCAAGCTTCGATGCGCATACTGCGTTTTGATGCTCCTGAGCGAGTTCGAATGTGATGATGAGCGAAAGTTCTACAAGGAAATCCGCAAGATTTGGTGGGAGAGAATTATCCCTCCGGACGAGTATCTATCCGTAAACAGCAGGGCGGATGACAAGGTTGTAAACAACACAATGTTCGTTAATCAGCTTGCTAAGGACGCCATAGTTGACCGAATCAAAACCAAAACAGGCAGAAGACCAGACTCAGGTCCTGAAAAGGACGGTGTTGTGGTTAATATATATTGGTACAACGGAAAATGCTACGTCTATCTCAATACTACCGGCAGAAAGCTTTCCGACAGGGGATACAGGAAAATACCTTATAAGGCACCTGTGCAGGAATCTTTGGCTGCTGCTGTGCTTTATGCCGCAGGGTACGACGGAACTCAGGAACTGATTCTCCCAATGTGCGGCAGCGGGACTTTAGCTATTGAAGCTGCCTTGATTGCTCAAGATAGAGCTCCAGGGCTCTTGAGAAGTAATTACGCATTTATGCACTTCAACAAATTCGACAATGAAATTTGGCAGATGATGCGAAAAGAACAGCGGATAAACGCAGAGAAAAGCAGTAAACCTGTTATTAAGGCAAGCGATATAGACCCTGACGCAGTTAAGGCTGCTGAAAAAAATGCAAAAACCGCCGGTGCTGATGAGTTAATAGATTTTAATATATGCGATTTTGCCAAAACAGTACCTGAATCAGAAGGTGCAATCATTCTTATGAATCCCGAATACGGAATGAGAATGGGTGAAAAACGTAAATTAGAATCTGTATATAAAAGAATTGGTGGTTATCTTAAACAGTGCTGCCCGGGCTCTGTTGGCTGCATTTTTACAGGAAACCTCGAGCTTGCCAAAAAAATAGGCTTGAGAACTTCGCGCAGGATAGTATTTTATAATGCAGATGTTGAGTGCAGACTGCTCAAATACGAGCTTTTTTCCGGTTCTATGCAGGAAAGAATAAAAGCGAAGCTAAATGCAGGACAAGAAGAAAAATAA
- a CDS encoding glycosyltransferase family 2 protein, which translates to MCGDYAVELSVISPMYNEEAVIGESVRGLAEAIEKLEASWELILVNDGSTDNTAAIIEKAAGEDERIRVVSYKRNRGRGYALRSGFNASRGKYVITTESDLTWGKDIIEKLYSELVRSEADVVIASPYTKGGRLENVPAKRAFLSRMGNEILKRTVPAPISMLSGMTRGYKGDIIRSLPLEQDRKEIHLEIVSKCVMLGLAFSEVPAVLKWQKPQTNAPKRKSKFKAGRLIKSHLLFSMFEAPVMLFGTLGFALLIIGAVFGFHLGIEYFIRGEVIGDRIIFILVTIFLLSSGFSMFLFCFFAYQIKTLQTELFKTQLLLHKKCGRENEGISN; encoded by the coding sequence GTGTGCGGTGATTATGCAGTAGAGCTCAGCGTTATCTCTCCTATGTACAACGAAGAGGCTGTGATTGGAGAAAGCGTTCGAGGGTTAGCAGAAGCGATTGAAAAGCTCGAAGCAAGCTGGGAGCTGATTCTCGTAAACGACGGAAGCACAGACAATACCGCTGCAATAATAGAGAAGGCTGCAGGCGAGGATGAGCGGATTCGTGTGGTTAGCTATAAACGCAACAGAGGCAGAGGGTATGCCCTTCGCTCAGGATTCAATGCCAGTAGAGGCAAATACGTTATCACAACCGAATCAGACCTCACTTGGGGGAAAGATATAATCGAAAAGCTCTACAGTGAGCTTGTACGCAGCGAGGCGGATGTAGTGATAGCATCGCCCTACACAAAGGGCGGAAGGCTGGAAAACGTTCCTGCTAAGCGGGCTTTCCTTAGCAGAATGGGCAATGAAATCCTCAAACGCACCGTCCCCGCACCGATCTCAATGCTCAGTGGGATGACCCGAGGCTACAAAGGCGATATTATCCGCAGCCTGCCTCTCGAGCAGGACAGAAAAGAGATTCATTTGGAGATAGTTTCCAAATGCGTTATGCTCGGGCTCGCGTTCAGCGAGGTGCCCGCAGTTCTGAAATGGCAGAAACCCCAAACGAACGCCCCGAAGCGAAAATCGAAATTCAAGGCGGGAAGGCTGATCAAATCCCACCTGCTCTTCAGTATGTTCGAGGCGCCGGTAATGCTTTTCGGCACTCTCGGATTTGCGCTTTTGATTATCGGAGCGGTGTTCGGATTTCATCTCGGGATTGAATATTTCATAAGGGGCGAGGTAATCGGAGACAGAATCATATTCATCCTCGTTACGATTTTCCTGCTCAGCAGCGGGTTCAGTATGTTTCTTTTCTGCTTCTTTGCCTACCAGATCAAAACCCTTCAGACCGAGCTTTTCAAAACCCAGCTTCTGCTCCACAAAAAATGCGGCAGGGAAAATGAGGGGATATCTAATTAA